The following coding sequences are from one Rutidosis leptorrhynchoides isolate AG116_Rl617_1_P2 chromosome 11, CSIRO_AGI_Rlap_v1, whole genome shotgun sequence window:
- the LOC139877001 gene encoding histone H3.2-like: MARTKQTARKSTGGKAPRKQLATKAARKSAPATGGVKKPHRFRPGTVALREIRKYQKSTELLIRKLPFQRLVREIAQDFKTDLRFQSSAVAALQEASEAYLVGLFEDTNLCAIHAKRVTIMPKDMQLARRIRGERA; the protein is encoded by the coding sequence ATGGCGCGAACAAAGCAAACCGCTCGTAAATCAACCGGAGGAAAGGCTCCACGTAAGCAACTAGCGACAAAAGCCGCTCGGAAATCAGCACCGGCGACCGGCGGAGTGAAGAAACCGCACAGATTCCGTCCAGGTACGGTTGCGCTCCGTGAGATCCGGAAGTATCAGAAGAGTACTGAGCTTTTGATCAGGAAACTTCCGTTTCAGAGACTCGTACGAGAAATCGCTCAGGATTTTAAGACGGATCTGAGGTTTCAAAGCAGTGCGGTTGCGGCGCTTCAAGAAGCTTCGGAAGCGTATCTGGTAGGGTTGTTTGAGGATACGAATTTGTGTGCGATTCATGCGAAAAGAGTTACGATTATGCCGAAAGATATGCAGCTTGCTAGAAGGATCCGTGGTGAGAGAGCTTGA